Proteins found in one bacterium genomic segment:
- a CDS encoding ATP-binding protein, with the protein MAEIEIDELKPEDLRWSFKQFDFSLNKAEDAEPTQGTVGQDRAVAALKTGLEVPSRGYNVFVCGLSGTGRRSAVKEIVKRINAVSPPAPDRCYVYNFSSPDKPVLIELKKGQARELQNDMDELVEQLKNQVPRLLEDESFGEASQKLEDEVKARGRALIDEFEKKLEGTKFTVAQVKVGPLAVPDVFPVLDDKPATLEDFEHAVAEGKAQVDDMAAFKTLYQKLKRDLADVLKRIRRLEAEALRRMKNLTMRFGEALIEGTIGDLKEKYGNGKLSKHLSAVGKSIVENLNLFRSAGEESHGVAAASEEKSYGEPDPFLHYRVNVLLDSTDIEDRPIVIETEPTPRNLFGIIDLELEQPGQWRTDFMQIKGGSLLAADGGYLIVNAIDILTQPGVWEQLKRALKNQQLRISVPELGFPFGQHSLQPEPIELNVKVIMIGDAVMFDILYGLDDDFKKIFKIKAEFDTQMPLEPENVAQFMSVVSKIRHGQKLMRFRKGALGTVLEYAIRRAGRKDRVSTRFGELADLMSEANLIALNKGTKSVSEEHVQAAVDAAIRRNNLLETKLKRLIEDGTIMIDTDGAKVGQVNGLAVFSTANYTFGQPTRITVSTAAGDSGIINIEREADLSGSTHDKGVLILAGFLRHRFGQTKPLNLSASICFEQSYSGIDGDSASSTELYCVLSSLSGVPIKQGIAVTGSVNQKGEVQPIGGVNYKIEGFFDVCQARGLTGKQGVVIPRRNVESLMLHRDVVEAVAEGSFHVYPVDTIDEGLEVLTGVPAGKADAKGKFPKGTINYLADQKLEKLVKALKEFSPKEKS; encoded by the coding sequence ATGGCAGAGATTGAGATCGATGAGTTGAAGCCTGAGGACTTACGATGGTCCTTTAAGCAGTTTGATTTCTCGCTAAACAAGGCCGAGGACGCCGAACCGACGCAGGGGACTGTCGGTCAGGACAGGGCAGTTGCCGCGCTGAAGACAGGCCTTGAGGTCCCCAGCCGTGGCTACAACGTTTTTGTTTGTGGGTTGAGCGGAACCGGCAGGAGGTCTGCGGTCAAGGAGATCGTCAAGCGCATCAACGCCGTTTCGCCGCCGGCTCCGGACAGATGCTACGTCTATAACTTCTCGTCTCCGGATAAGCCCGTTCTCATAGAGCTTAAGAAGGGTCAGGCCAGGGAGCTTCAGAATGATATGGACGAGCTGGTCGAGCAGCTCAAGAACCAGGTGCCGCGGCTGTTGGAGGACGAGTCATTTGGCGAGGCTAGCCAGAAGCTCGAGGACGAGGTGAAGGCCAGGGGGCGTGCACTGATTGATGAGTTCGAGAAGAAGCTTGAGGGGACGAAGTTTACGGTTGCCCAGGTGAAGGTTGGCCCGCTCGCCGTTCCAGACGTTTTCCCAGTCTTGGATGACAAGCCGGCAACTCTTGAGGATTTTGAGCATGCCGTCGCGGAGGGCAAGGCCCAAGTTGACGACATGGCTGCTTTCAAGACCCTTTATCAGAAGCTCAAACGTGATCTCGCCGATGTTCTCAAGCGCATCCGGCGACTCGAGGCCGAGGCGCTGAGGCGGATGAAGAACCTGACGATGCGATTCGGAGAAGCCCTGATCGAGGGCACTATTGGGGACCTCAAGGAGAAATACGGTAACGGGAAGCTCTCGAAGCACCTGAGCGCTGTCGGCAAGAGCATTGTCGAGAACCTGAATCTGTTCAGGAGTGCCGGCGAGGAATCCCATGGGGTTGCAGCCGCTTCAGAAGAGAAGTCATACGGCGAGCCGGACCCGTTTCTGCACTATCGCGTAAACGTTCTTCTGGACAGTACGGACATAGAGGATAGGCCCATCGTTATCGAGACAGAGCCAACGCCCAGAAACCTTTTCGGCATCATTGACCTCGAGCTTGAGCAGCCGGGCCAATGGCGCACCGATTTCATGCAGATCAAGGGAGGCTCGCTCCTGGCAGCGGATGGTGGCTACCTCATTGTCAATGCGATTGACATCCTGACCCAGCCGGGCGTCTGGGAGCAGCTGAAGCGCGCGCTGAAGAACCAGCAGCTCAGAATATCCGTCCCTGAATTGGGCTTCCCGTTTGGGCAACACTCTTTGCAGCCGGAGCCTATCGAGCTCAACGTCAAGGTGATTATGATCGGCGATGCGGTGATGTTCGACATACTTTACGGGCTCGATGATGATTTCAAGAAGATATTCAAGATAAAGGCCGAGTTCGACACACAAATGCCACTTGAGCCGGAGAACGTAGCCCAATTCATGTCCGTCGTCTCCAAGATAAGGCACGGCCAGAAGCTCATGCGCTTCAGAAAAGGCGCCCTAGGCACTGTGCTGGAGTATGCGATCAGAAGAGCTGGCCGTAAGGATAGGGTCTCGACGCGCTTTGGGGAGCTCGCTGACTTGATGAGCGAGGCGAACCTCATCGCCCTGAACAAGGGTACAAAATCGGTCTCCGAGGAGCACGTGCAGGCCGCGGTCGATGCGGCCATCAGGCGAAACAACCTCCTTGAGACAAAACTCAAGCGTTTGATCGAGGATGGGACGATCATGATCGACACTGATGGCGCAAAAGTCGGTCAGGTCAATGGACTCGCTGTCTTCTCCACCGCCAACTACACGTTCGGGCAACCTACAAGAATCACCGTATCCACAGCGGCCGGCGACAGCGGTATTATCAATATCGAGCGCGAGGCTGATCTCTCCGGGAGCACCCACGACAAGGGCGTCCTCATCCTAGCGGGCTTCCTGCGGCACCGGTTTGGCCAAACAAAACCGCTCAATCTCTCCGCCAGCATCTGTTTCGAGCAGTCCTACTCGGGCATCGATGGCGACAGCGCCTCGTCAACGGAGCTCTATTGTGTCCTTTCGAGCCTCTCAGGCGTGCCGATCAAGCAGGGCATCGCGGTTACTGGCTCGGTCAACCAGAAAGGGGAGGTCCAGCCCATCGGAGGCGTCAACTACAAGATCGAGGGGTTCTTTGATGTCTGCCAGGCCAGAGGACTAACAGGCAAGCAGGGCGTCGTGATACCGCGCCGCAACGTTGAATCCCTCATGCTCCACCGGGACGTCGTTGAGGCCGTCGCCGAAGGTTCGTTCCACGTCTATCCTGTTGACACGATCGATGAGGGCCTTGAAGTGTTGACCGGCGTGCCAGCCGGCAAGGCCGACGCGAAGGGCAAGTTTCCCAAGGGCACGATCAACTACCTCGCAGACCAGAAGCTCGAGAAGCTGGTCAAGGCTCTCAAAGAGTTCTCCCCGAAGGAGAAGAGCTGA
- a CDS encoding M1 family aminopeptidase translates to MSRLSCSSIMLGLLCVALVILPSLGLAKTSDAVPQDKPLFKAIWRLQEAVLQNGPDSITFPWDPSKRNAGEAIKRPDFTSYYARTAKIGEEPKVRTDGGRVTSTIFVGSKKVGERFKVENWRVSWEQGEAGYIAKSKDVIQSFDELCIPFDQKEPAAGKSFNRDVFEFEEMQFAHDCMRFSIKRGKLVLVKVEDKPLAAFISGVGELFYKPPKQLASDVPDSDRETQQLEHHLKVKELEGCAFGDTIVWGHPDWMRTFLDKLDLHPVKDTKLQRGARKAFFERLLPTMSRYGAAFGGEKRPICLVPRTPDFFYLEFDTTKHDLLSYTYDPSAVSEVRLAGRRKRQLSKNKLRWFKTYCEYDDAAQRKEKTRHELQHECKDRVKTTSWSVDVKFEKGKLDRVKKGKFRIIFEYETLKPNATEAVFEFWRLDPTALTDAGGNDILFFDMGSELLVPVDPVDCAAGRMNVLYAEGVEFSEWQVPIWIKRFFGITTGKIASCMDGWLPDTGYLDCTQFDLAITVPEKFRAAGVGRVVSEAVADGYRTKKWVGGRCVRFPGFVAGDFRVFDFDVAGKPLWVFGEDGSLARKYVWPEIASSLQFYGKLFGEYPYSKLAVCPVNWSHGRGFATLLTVTGFSSASYLGNEIGVGDWQAGLYCHEVSHQWWGNIVGWFSPADQWLSEGFAEMSTLMYLQSARDNDSVKGRLKDWAYNAKRLDDNGPICLGYARLGWRAGYELMYHKGAYVMHMLRMMVGDEAMIRILRTFVEQFTWRRATTSDFRQVCELALGREQLIELGGEPSLGWFFDEWIYGTGYPEYEYSWSERKSKSGLWEVTFKVKQVGKKLFKMPLPIWIFTKDGKRYLSRKLVHEKEHEFVLTVPSKPKTVELDPFHNVLSDVKEVKAN, encoded by the coding sequence ATGTCCCGACTGAGCTGTTCGTCAATCATGCTCGGCCTTCTGTGTGTAGCGCTCGTCATCTTGCCTTCCTTGGGTCTGGCCAAAACCAGTGATGCCGTGCCGCAAGACAAGCCGCTGTTCAAAGCTATCTGGCGTCTTCAAGAGGCCGTGCTTCAAAATGGTCCTGACAGCATCACGTTCCCCTGGGACCCGAGTAAGCGAAACGCCGGCGAGGCGATCAAGCGGCCTGACTTTACGTCTTACTACGCCCGGACCGCCAAGATCGGCGAGGAGCCCAAGGTCCGGACTGACGGCGGACGGGTAACAAGCACCATATTCGTCGGGTCAAAAAAGGTGGGAGAGCGGTTCAAGGTCGAGAACTGGCGCGTTTCGTGGGAACAGGGCGAGGCGGGGTACATTGCCAAGTCGAAGGATGTTATCCAGTCGTTTGATGAGCTTTGTATTCCGTTTGATCAGAAAGAGCCTGCGGCCGGCAAGTCGTTCAATAGGGACGTCTTTGAGTTCGAGGAGATGCAGTTTGCGCACGACTGCATGCGATTCTCGATCAAGAGAGGAAAGCTGGTTCTGGTCAAAGTTGAGGACAAGCCGCTGGCGGCCTTCATCTCCGGCGTGGGAGAGCTCTTCTACAAGCCGCCCAAGCAGCTCGCGTCGGACGTCCCGGATTCCGACCGGGAGACGCAGCAGCTCGAGCACCACTTGAAAGTAAAAGAACTCGAGGGCTGTGCTTTCGGCGACACAATTGTCTGGGGGCATCCGGACTGGATGAGGACATTCCTCGACAAGCTCGACCTGCATCCTGTCAAGGACACAAAGCTTCAGCGCGGGGCGAGAAAGGCCTTTTTCGAGCGGCTCCTCCCGACCATGAGTCGCTATGGCGCGGCGTTCGGCGGGGAGAAGCGTCCCATCTGCTTGGTCCCTCGCACTCCGGATTTCTTCTACTTGGAGTTCGACACGACCAAGCACGATCTGCTGTCCTACACTTATGACCCGTCAGCCGTGAGCGAGGTTCGCTTGGCCGGCAGGCGCAAGAGGCAGCTTTCTAAGAACAAGCTTAGGTGGTTCAAGACCTACTGTGAGTATGATGACGCTGCACAGAGGAAAGAGAAGACCCGGCATGAGCTTCAGCACGAGTGCAAGGACAGGGTGAAGACAACGTCCTGGTCGGTGGACGTCAAGTTCGAAAAGGGCAAACTGGACAGAGTGAAGAAGGGCAAGTTCCGGATAATCTTTGAGTATGAGACGCTCAAGCCCAACGCGACCGAGGCGGTCTTCGAGTTCTGGCGACTTGACCCGACCGCGCTGACGGACGCCGGCGGCAACGACATCCTCTTCTTCGACATGGGTTCCGAGCTTCTAGTTCCTGTCGATCCGGTCGATTGCGCGGCCGGGCGGATGAACGTGCTGTATGCGGAGGGGGTGGAGTTTAGTGAGTGGCAGGTTCCCATCTGGATAAAGAGGTTTTTCGGCATAACGACCGGCAAGATCGCGAGCTGCATGGACGGTTGGCTGCCTGACACAGGCTATTTGGATTGCACGCAGTTCGATCTGGCCATTACGGTGCCCGAGAAGTTCAGGGCCGCTGGCGTTGGGAGAGTTGTCAGTGAGGCCGTTGCTGACGGGTATCGAACCAAGAAGTGGGTCGGGGGTCGCTGCGTGAGGTTTCCCGGTTTCGTGGCTGGGGACTTCAGAGTCTTTGATTTCGACGTCGCTGGCAAGCCCTTGTGGGTTTTTGGCGAAGACGGCTCATTGGCAAGGAAATACGTGTGGCCCGAGATAGCGAGCAGCTTGCAGTTCTACGGCAAGCTCTTTGGGGAATACCCCTATTCAAAGCTCGCTGTCTGTCCCGTCAATTGGAGCCATGGCAGGGGCTTTGCAACCTTGCTGACCGTAACAGGCTTCTCGTCGGCGAGTTATCTGGGCAATGAAATCGGGGTCGGTGATTGGCAGGCGGGCCTCTACTGCCACGAGGTCTCGCACCAGTGGTGGGGTAACATCGTCGGGTGGTTCTCGCCTGCGGACCAGTGGCTCTCGGAGGGCTTCGCGGAGATGTCCACGCTCATGTATCTTCAGTCCGCGCGGGACAACGACTCCGTCAAGGGTCGATTGAAGGACTGGGCCTACAACGCCAAGCGGCTCGACGACAACGGCCCGATATGCCTCGGCTATGCACGACTGGGCTGGCGCGCTGGCTACGAGTTGATGTATCACAAAGGCGCCTACGTGATGCACATGCTGCGCATGATGGTGGGGGACGAGGCGATGATTAGGATACTTCGCACGTTCGTCGAGCAGTTTACTTGGAGGCGCGCCACAACTTCCGACTTTCGGCAAGTATGCGAGCTGGCTCTTGGCCGTGAGCAGCTGATCGAGCTTGGTGGTGAGCCCTCGCTTGGCTGGTTCTTCGACGAGTGGATATATGGTACTGGCTACCCGGAATATGAGTATTCCTGGAGCGAGCGGAAGTCCAAAAGTGGTCTCTGGGAGGTAACCTTCAAAGTAAAGCAGGTCGGCAAAAAACTCTTCAAGATGCCGCTCCCGATATGGATATTCACGAAGGACGGGAAGCGCTATCTCTCGAGGAAGCTTGTGCACGAGAAGGAGCACGAGTTCGTCCTGACTGTCCCCTCGAAGCCAAAGACCGTCGAGCTCGACCCATTCCACAATGTCCTTTCGGACGTCAAAGAAGTAAAGGCCAACTGA
- a CDS encoding serine/threonine-protein kinase — protein sequence MIGKWVGSYEVKGLIGEGESSIVYRAVQPSLGRPVAIKKLKLFQTSDPSVRERFREEALAQSKLSHPHIVVLYDFVRQYDSYFIIMEMLKRRTLREVISDDGRVASDRLIPTFCQILDAIGVAHRLGVLHGDIRPSNVFVCEDGSLKVADFGASRVIGVSAMLPGSSIPGRVRYLSPEEIRRQAQDERSDIYSLGALLFEMATGQPPFSGTSAFEIMERHVKEAVPSPRSIVGQVPQVIEDAILRALQKSPDKRFQTVKEFEAHITGDTIYMEVTRLNKRAFSLYNETQYRSAIAIWQEVLKLDPSNAKAQGGITRAHSHLGEPEGQGLFEAALEVPRAKPSGEGARKESSRMGRHNRTLRGAISVLVRAIKSPRSLQREPLLMFLLILMLGVVFLSGHLILLLSSPERAEGIKLAVSRQGDLLERGINAPSSGLGPRNVHSDRQVLAQDLAAEGKALCNKGEWRRALVSFEKASELAEGTIPGLVEDYSACCVQLGRDRVREDPDTALEFLRKAIRINPNSFEAFLEAGRICSRRHEYQRAISNYKKALSINPDLPLAHFNLGHAYLSMKRYSQAVAEFKAVIGSGSSLMCDAYINLGVTYHKMGRLKQAVKVFSEGLRACPKSKNLKLKQDLVLRQLRDASRKQQR from the coding sequence ATGATTGGCAAGTGGGTGGGCTCCTATGAGGTTAAGGGCCTGATTGGCGAGGGCGAAAGCTCGATAGTCTATCGCGCTGTTCAGCCCAGTCTAGGCCGCCCCGTCGCGATCAAGAAGCTGAAGCTCTTCCAGACGTCCGATCCTTCCGTGCGCGAGCGTTTTCGCGAAGAGGCGCTTGCGCAGTCGAAGCTGAGTCACCCCCATATAGTCGTGCTTTACGATTTCGTGAGGCAGTATGACAGCTACTTCATAATAATGGAGATGTTGAAAAGGCGGACACTTCGGGAAGTGATCTCGGACGATGGCCGGGTTGCTTCTGACAGGCTGATACCGACGTTTTGCCAGATTCTGGATGCGATAGGGGTTGCCCACAGATTAGGCGTTTTGCACGGGGACATAAGGCCGAGCAACGTTTTCGTGTGCGAGGATGGCTCCCTGAAGGTGGCGGACTTCGGTGCTTCGAGAGTAATCGGCGTGAGCGCGATGCTTCCCGGGAGCTCCATTCCGGGGCGGGTCAGGTATTTGTCTCCGGAGGAGATCAGGCGTCAGGCGCAGGATGAGCGTTCGGACATTTACTCGCTTGGGGCGCTGTTGTTCGAGATGGCAACGGGCCAGCCTCCGTTTTCAGGCACGAGCGCTTTCGAGATCATGGAGCGACATGTGAAGGAGGCAGTGCCCTCGCCTCGTAGTATTGTCGGCCAGGTGCCTCAGGTGATCGAGGATGCGATCTTGAGGGCGCTTCAGAAGTCTCCTGATAAGCGGTTTCAGACCGTCAAGGAGTTCGAGGCGCATATCACGGGCGACACGATATATATGGAGGTCACGAGACTGAACAAGCGGGCGTTTAGTCTCTACAACGAGACCCAATACCGTTCAGCAATAGCGATTTGGCAGGAGGTTCTGAAGCTTGACCCGAGCAACGCCAAGGCACAGGGCGGGATAACAAGGGCTCATTCCCACCTCGGAGAGCCCGAGGGGCAGGGGCTTTTCGAGGCGGCGCTTGAGGTGCCCAGGGCCAAGCCATCCGGGGAAGGTGCGCGCAAAGAGAGCTCGAGAATGGGAAGGCATAATAGGACGCTCCGAGGGGCAATCTCGGTCCTTGTTCGTGCCATAAAGTCTCCGCGGTCGCTTCAGCGGGAGCCGCTCTTGATGTTTCTTTTAATCCTGATGCTTGGGGTGGTTTTCCTTTCAGGGCATTTGATCTTATTGCTGAGTAGCCCTGAGAGAGCGGAAGGGATTAAGCTCGCTGTTTCTAGGCAGGGGGATTTGCTTGAGCGCGGGATCAATGCTCCCTCGTCGGGTCTTGGGCCTAGGAACGTTCATTCCGACCGGCAGGTATTAGCGCAGGACCTGGCAGCCGAGGGGAAAGCGCTTTGTAACAAGGGGGAGTGGCGGAGGGCATTGGTGAGCTTTGAGAAGGCGAGCGAGCTTGCGGAGGGAACGATTCCTGGTCTGGTGGAGGATTACTCTGCTTGCTGCGTCCAGTTGGGAAGGGATAGGGTGAGGGAGGACCCAGACACTGCGCTTGAGTTTCTCCGTAAGGCCATTCGCATAAACCCCAATTCGTTTGAGGCGTTCCTTGAGGCTGGTCGGATTTGTTCCCGGAGACATGAGTATCAACGAGCTATCTCCAACTACAAGAAAGCTCTTTCGATCAATCCAGACCTTCCGCTTGCGCACTTCAATCTGGGGCACGCATATCTCTCGATGAAGCGGTATTCGCAGGCAGTGGCAGAGTTCAAGGCTGTGATAGGCAGTGGGTCATCTCTGATGTGCGATGCCTACATCAATCTTGGTGTAACCTATCACAAGATGGGGCGGCTAAAGCAAGCGGTTAAGGTTTTCTCTGAGGGTTTGAGGGCTTGTCCTAAGAGCAAGAACTTGAAGCTAAAGCAGGACCTGGTCCTAAGGCAGTTAAGGGATGCTTCGAGGAAACAGCAGCGATAG
- a CDS encoding LysM domain-containing protein, whose product MLRGNSSDSSGNTRDGLRSICIARGLSLLVICACLAGCGVSSYHRVRSDPGMFVRRTYVNQTYGFRFVVPLGWVAENAPWYAHGTLVTFQAKDNATSGKVVVFSFNPKRHLTKQEKRDKMIASLSRQLYPMHQVGSRRLIMPWGDVLEVIYDQQVESRHCICKVWLVTNRSLGYAIVCRTSGLLYVLVKDEINRLFSSFRLLEAESVGAEVKVASDLNRKDLRDSIASLKNRYVLAVRRVLDASTGDGDKQVIDGLSRDLEVWERDITKAKQLLARGGLEQCAALQNQLAKQLAAINRTALKEGYILHTIRCKGETLFAISKWFTGEARNWQGIRDFNDHLDPNALRIGDEVKIPLYLSLKTRDPMKCNEREKPRLRRKHKRDKRKEEMEPVGPK is encoded by the coding sequence ATGCTTCGAGGAAACAGCAGCGATAGTTCAGGGAACACTCGTGATGGTTTGAGGTCGATTTGCATCGCCCGCGGCCTCAGCCTGCTTGTGATCTGCGCATGTCTGGCCGGCTGCGGCGTATCGTCATATCACCGGGTGCGCTCTGACCCGGGCATGTTCGTTCGTCGGACATACGTGAACCAGACTTATGGTTTCCGCTTTGTCGTTCCTCTGGGGTGGGTCGCCGAGAACGCCCCGTGGTATGCGCATGGAACGCTGGTCACTTTCCAGGCCAAGGACAACGCGACTTCCGGCAAGGTTGTGGTCTTCAGTTTCAACCCAAAACGCCATTTGACCAAGCAAGAGAAGAGAGATAAGATGATCGCCTCGCTAAGCCGTCAGCTTTATCCGATGCACCAAGTGGGAAGCCGTAGATTGATAATGCCCTGGGGCGATGTGCTTGAGGTGATCTACGATCAGCAGGTCGAATCGAGGCATTGCATTTGCAAGGTTTGGCTGGTAACTAACAGGTCCTTGGGCTATGCAATTGTCTGCCGGACCTCGGGTTTGCTTTACGTGCTTGTGAAGGATGAGATCAACAGGCTCTTTAGCAGTTTCAGATTGCTCGAGGCCGAGTCTGTTGGGGCGGAGGTGAAGGTCGCAAGTGATTTGAATAGGAAGGATTTACGGGACTCGATTGCCTCGCTCAAGAATCGCTATGTATTGGCGGTCAGGCGTGTGTTGGATGCTTCCACGGGTGATGGGGACAAGCAGGTGATCGACGGGCTGAGCCGTGACCTCGAAGTCTGGGAGCGGGACATCACAAAGGCCAAGCAATTGCTGGCAAGGGGAGGGCTCGAGCAATGCGCAGCGCTTCAGAATCAGCTTGCCAAGCAGCTGGCAGCGATAAACAGGACTGCACTTAAAGAGGGCTATATACTACATACGATACGCTGCAAGGGGGAGACACTTTTTGCGATCTCCAAGTGGTTTACGGGCGAGGCGAGAAACTGGCAGGGAATAAGGGATTTCAACGATCATCTCGATCCAAACGCGTTGAGGATAGGGGATGAGGTGAAGATACCGCTTTATTTGAGCCTCAAGACGCGTGATCCTATGAAGTGTAATGAGCGAGAGAAGCCTCGTCTTAGGCGGAAGCACAAAAGAGACAAGAGAAAGGAGGAGATGGAACCAGTCGGGCCCAAGTAA
- a CDS encoding PIN domain-containing protein produces MKYVTKIVYLAVCIAAGYILGIQLAGAFPGYRFWGYTVGVAIGLIVWQLCMMVERLAERNPLRTILGGTIGLFLSLLLTGWSYRLIGELAGPDMLPGPFKFLLGMGVLYLGVRIGALKFRELTIGSLRSFLQGKAADEGNKILDTSVIIDGRIADVCETGFVEGKLIVPQFVLKELQHIADSGDPLRRNRGRRGLDILHKLQKKSDVQVDIVDTDFPSIKEVDAKLVQLGRRMNAKLVTNDFNLNKVARLQDVVVLNVNELANAVKPVVLPGEIMNVSIVKDGKEHNQGVAYLDDGTMVVVEEAKRYMGKVVEAEVTSVLQTTAGRMIFAKTGEHSAPDSSKRGRTQHSRNNRA; encoded by the coding sequence ATGAAGTACGTAACCAAGATAGTGTATCTGGCCGTTTGCATTGCGGCCGGGTATATCTTGGGAATACAGCTTGCGGGAGCCTTTCCCGGCTACCGCTTTTGGGGCTACACGGTTGGAGTCGCGATTGGCCTGATCGTCTGGCAGCTTTGTATGATGGTTGAGCGGCTTGCAGAGAGGAACCCATTGAGGACGATTTTGGGTGGGACAATTGGGTTGTTTCTGTCGCTTCTGCTCACTGGGTGGTCTTATAGGTTGATAGGAGAGCTTGCGGGCCCTGACATGCTGCCTGGGCCTTTCAAGTTCCTTCTCGGCATGGGCGTTCTGTATCTTGGAGTCAGGATCGGGGCGCTTAAGTTCAGGGAGCTGACTATTGGAAGCCTCAGGTCTTTCTTGCAGGGCAAGGCGGCCGACGAGGGTAACAAGATTCTGGACACTAGCGTGATCATCGACGGGCGCATCGCCGATGTGTGCGAGACGGGCTTCGTTGAGGGTAAGCTTATCGTCCCACAGTTTGTGCTCAAGGAGCTCCAACACATCGCCGATTCCGGCGATCCACTGAGGCGCAACCGTGGCCGACGTGGTCTGGACATACTGCATAAGCTCCAGAAGAAGTCCGACGTGCAGGTGGACATTGTTGACACGGACTTCCCATCGATCAAGGAGGTCGATGCGAAGCTCGTGCAGCTAGGCAGGAGAATGAACGCCAAGCTGGTGACCAACGATTTCAACCTCAACAAGGTGGCGAGGCTCCAGGACGTAGTGGTTCTCAACGTCAATGAGCTGGCGAACGCGGTGAAGCCCGTTGTTCTGCCGGGCGAGATCATGAATGTCTCCATCGTGAAGGATGGCAAGGAGCACAACCAGGGCGTCGCCTATCTCGACGATGGGACGATGGTCGTCGTTGAGGAAGCCAAACGCTACATGGGTAAGGTCGTTGAGGCAGAAGTCACCAGCGTGCTTCAAACAACCGCTGGCCGGATGATCTTTGCCAAGACAGGCGAGCACAGCGCCCCAGATTCCTCGAAGCGCGGACGCACGCAGCATTCGAGGAACAACCGGGCGTAG
- the ispD gene encoding 2-C-methyl-D-erythritol 4-phosphate cytidylyltransferase: MFVSAVVVAGGSGIRMGSAVPKPFVRICGVPMVFYSLQALESCDPVSEVVLVLFEGGKQRLASVEGTGRFTKLKKVIRGGPRRQDSVYSGLRACDERAEVVVIHDAARPMLESDWVTSQIEALIGYAGAVYATPITDTLKQKSAGNVIERTISRENLYAVQTPQVFRKEWLLRAHEQARATSLAATDDAQLVEAIGGRVKVLQGNRWNMKVTFQDDLVVASALLEARSKEWFASE; this comes from the coding sequence ATGTTTGTATCAGCTGTCGTGGTTGCAGGTGGCTCAGGCATAAGAATGGGTTCGGCCGTCCCGAAGCCGTTCGTCAGAATCTGCGGCGTCCCGATGGTTTTTTACTCGCTCCAAGCCCTCGAGAGCTGTGATCCAGTATCGGAGGTCGTTCTTGTGCTCTTCGAGGGGGGCAAGCAGCGCCTCGCTTCGGTTGAGGGCACAGGGCGGTTCACGAAGCTTAAAAAGGTGATTCGGGGCGGCCCGCGCCGGCAGGACTCCGTTTACAGTGGCCTGCGGGCGTGCGACGAACGCGCAGAGGTCGTGGTGATACACGATGCTGCCCGACCGATGCTCGAGAGCGACTGGGTAACCTCGCAAATCGAGGCGCTCATAGGTTATGCTGGTGCAGTTTATGCGACGCCGATCACCGACACGCTCAAACAGAAGTCGGCCGGAAACGTCATCGAGCGCACTATCTCGCGAGAGAACCTATATGCGGTGCAGACTCCGCAAGTTTTCAGGAAAGAGTGGCTGCTTAGGGCGCATGAGCAGGCAAGAGCAACGAGCTTGGCCGCCACCGACGACGCTCAGTTGGTCGAGGCGATAGGTGGCAGGGTCAAGGTCCTACAAGGCAACCGCTGGAATATGAAGGTAACCTTTCAGGACGATCTTGTCGTTGCAAGCGCGCTGCTAGAGGCAAGGAGCAAGGAATGGTTCGCTTCGGAATAG
- the ispF gene encoding 2-C-methyl-D-erythritol 2,4-cyclodiphosphate synthase has protein sequence MVRFGIGFDCHRLVTGRKLVLGGVEIPYSKGLLGHSDGDCLCHAIADALLGAACLPDIGQQFPDTDARYEGAFSLDLLARAGEMLAQAGLAPTFIDCVIVAQEPKLAPHYASMSNAIAGALDLAASRVSVKASTTEGLGFIGASEGIAAIAIATLAEKPNCVL, from the coding sequence ATGGTTCGCTTCGGAATAGGCTTCGACTGCCATCGGCTTGTGACTGGGCGAAAGCTCGTGCTGGGCGGCGTAGAAATCCCTTATTCTAAGGGCCTTCTAGGCCATTCTGACGGTGATTGCCTCTGCCATGCAATCGCCGACGCGCTTCTCGGAGCGGCCTGCTTGCCCGACATCGGCCAGCAGTTCCCGGACACCGACGCCCGCTACGAAGGCGCATTCAGCCTTGACCTCTTGGCGAGGGCGGGCGAGATGCTGGCTCAGGCGGGCCTTGCGCCCACGTTCATAGACTGCGTTATTGTCGCACAGGAGCCGAAACTTGCGCCGCATTACGCGTCGATGAGCAATGCGATCGCCGGCGCCCTTGACCTCGCCGCCTCCCGCGTGAGTGTGAAGGCCTCGACCACTGAGGGCCTGGGCTTCATCGGCGCAAGCGAGGGCATCGCGGCCATTGCGATTGCGACCCTGGCCGAGAAGCCCAACTGCGTATTGTGA